The Metabacillus schmidteae genome has a segment encoding these proteins:
- a CDS encoding YfhH family protein — protein sequence METKRYSEMTEYELKNEIAGLKEKARKAEQLGIINEFAVLERKITMAKSYLLDPNDYKPEKVYEIDGAPGESFKINYMNGIFAWGYRMSTPNHEEALPISMLIKKVAQ from the coding sequence ATGGAAACAAAGCGGTATAGTGAAATGACAGAATATGAACTAAAAAATGAAATCGCAGGACTTAAGGAAAAAGCGAGAAAAGCAGAACAGTTGGGGATAATAAATGAATTCGCAGTTTTAGAAAGAAAAATTACAATGGCGAAATCCTATTTGTTGGATCCTAATGATTATAAACCTGAGAAAGTATATGAAATTGATGGAGCACCAGGTGAGTCATTTAAAATTAACTATATGAATGGCATCTTTGCGTGGGGATATCGTATGTCAACACCTAATCATGAGGAAGCATTACCGATATCTATGTTAATCAAAAAGGTGGCTCAATAG
- the recX gene encoding recombination regulator RecX: MAIITKITTQKQSIERFNIYLDDGQGEKYAFSVDQDILIKYNLQKGKEIDELDIQELQYGDLSKKAYNKALEFLSYRMRSIKEVAEHLAKKEFTDTIIQDVIYKLKEYNYVDDLEFATAYVRTQKQTNGKGPSVLKRELIGKGINPDFIEQALLEYNDDDQLQEATRHAEKLLKKNNKISTVQLKQKIEQHLMRKGFPYDIISKVLDEVQYEQDESEEWTALVKHAEKAQRKYQNEDSYQYQVKMKQFLYRKGFSIELIEKFLDEQE; this comes from the coding sequence ATGGCAATCATAACAAAAATTACAACCCAAAAGCAGTCAATAGAACGTTTCAATATATATCTAGATGATGGCCAGGGGGAAAAATATGCGTTTAGTGTTGATCAAGATATTCTTATCAAATACAACCTCCAAAAAGGTAAAGAAATTGATGAACTTGATATCCAGGAGCTCCAATATGGTGATCTTAGTAAAAAAGCTTATAATAAAGCTTTGGAGTTCTTAAGTTATCGTATGCGTTCAATAAAAGAAGTAGCTGAACATTTAGCAAAAAAGGAATTTACTGATACCATTATTCAGGATGTTATCTACAAGCTAAAAGAATACAACTATGTTGATGACCTGGAATTCGCTACTGCATATGTTCGGACCCAAAAACAAACAAATGGAAAAGGGCCCAGCGTCTTAAAAAGAGAGTTAATTGGAAAGGGCATTAATCCGGATTTTATCGAGCAGGCACTGTTAGAGTATAACGATGATGACCAGCTCCAAGAGGCTACCCGGCATGCAGAAAAGTTGTTAAAAAAGAATAACAAGATCTCCACAGTCCAACTTAAACAAAAAATTGAACAGCATCTTATGAGGAAGGGTTTTCCTTATGATATTATTTCTAAAGTACTTGATGAGGTTCAATACGAACAAGACGAATCAGAAGAATGGACAGCCCTTGTTAAGCATGCTGAAAAAGCTCAAAGAAAATACCAAAACGAAGATTCTTATCAATATCAAGTAAAAATGAAACAATTTCTATATAGAAAAGGATTTTCTATTGAATTAATTGAGAAGTTTTTGGATGAACAAGAATAA
- the mutY gene encoding A/G-specific adenine glycosylase: MNEVKDKLESFPTKEFQHDLLSWYKHEKRDLPWRKDQDPYKIWVSEIMLQQTRVDTVIPYFNAFIGKFPTIEALANANEEEVLKAWEGLGYYSRVRNLHSAVKEVEESYGGIVPNTPEEISKLKGVGPYTKGAILSIAYNIPEPAVDGNVMRVFSRILSIWEDIAKPKTRKTFEDATYQLISKEDPSSFNQAVMELGALICTPTSPSCLLCPVREYCSAFAEGVQAELPVKSKKKKPRPLQMAAVVLYDDQGQLYIHKRPSTGLLANLWEFPNMEIKADTKESYREQVKLFMKEEYQVEAEISELMGTVEHVFSHLIWNISVFLGKVTKNSTKDLLPVTEEEMKKYAFPVSHQKIYKMFQGCES; this comes from the coding sequence ATAAATGAAGTAAAAGATAAGCTCGAAAGCTTTCCAACCAAAGAGTTTCAGCATGATTTATTATCATGGTACAAGCATGAAAAAAGAGATTTACCTTGGCGGAAAGACCAAGATCCATATAAAATTTGGGTATCAGAAATCATGCTTCAGCAAACAAGAGTTGATACTGTTATTCCTTATTTTAATGCATTTATAGGGAAATTTCCTACTATAGAAGCACTTGCAAACGCAAATGAGGAAGAAGTCTTAAAAGCTTGGGAAGGACTTGGGTATTATTCTAGAGTAAGAAATCTCCATTCAGCTGTTAAAGAGGTAGAGGAATCTTACGGAGGTATTGTTCCAAATACACCTGAAGAAATTTCAAAATTAAAGGGTGTTGGACCATATACAAAAGGTGCGATCCTAAGTATAGCGTACAATATTCCGGAGCCGGCAGTTGATGGAAATGTTATGAGAGTATTCTCGAGAATATTATCAATTTGGGAGGATATTGCCAAGCCGAAGACAAGGAAGACCTTTGAGGATGCAACATATCAACTGATATCCAAAGAAGATCCATCGTCCTTTAATCAAGCTGTGATGGAACTTGGTGCATTAATATGTACACCAACATCTCCTTCTTGCTTATTATGTCCGGTGCGAGAATATTGTTCAGCTTTTGCGGAGGGAGTACAAGCAGAGCTTCCTGTAAAAAGTAAAAAAAAGAAGCCAAGACCATTACAAATGGCTGCAGTTGTTCTTTATGATGACCAAGGGCAGCTGTATATTCATAAGCGCCCAAGTACTGGACTATTAGCAAATCTTTGGGAATTTCCTAATATGGAGATCAAAGCTGATACGAAAGAATCTTACCGTGAACAAGTAAAACTGTTTATGAAAGAGGAGTATCAAGTAGAAGCTGAGATATCTGAATTAATGGGAACTGTTGAACATGTCTTTTCTCATTTGATTTGGAATATTTCTGTGTTTTTAGGAAAAGTAACGAAGAACTCTACTAAAGATTTACTACCTGTAACTGAAGAAGAAATGAAAAAATATGCTTTTCCTGTTTCACATCAGAAAATCTATAAAATGTTCCAAGGGTGTGAAAGTTAA
- a CDS encoding metal-dependent hydrolase, whose product MDTGTHVVMGIALGGLATLDPVVGIDTPTATAVMFGTIIGSQAPDLDTILKLRNNAKYIRNHRGITHSIPAIIIWSFLITGMLTIFIPESNLLHLYLWTLLAIVLHVFVDIFNAYGTQALRPFTKKWIALGIINTFDPFIFFMHIIGIAIWIFGAHPGYTFIGIYIILIGYYLIRFAMKRNIVRRLHKIIPDIEQVIISPTMRFRHWHLAIMTDKTFHVARSVNEEIILLDEFERVPVPQTDVIRAAEEDDNISAFLSFSPVYRWEVDEFSDHYEVRFIDLRYRSKGYYPFVAIVQLDTDLNIVSSYTGWIFSEEKLRKKLELIPE is encoded by the coding sequence TTGGATACTGGAACACATGTGGTCATGGGCATTGCTCTAGGCGGGTTAGCAACACTCGATCCGGTTGTTGGCATTGATACTCCCACAGCAACGGCTGTAATGTTTGGCACAATTATCGGTTCACAAGCCCCTGATCTTGATACTATTTTAAAGCTAAGAAATAATGCAAAATATATACGAAATCATAGAGGGATTACTCATTCGATCCCGGCTATTATTATATGGTCGTTTTTAATTACAGGGATGCTGACCATTTTTATCCCTGAAAGCAATCTTCTTCATCTTTACCTTTGGACATTGCTAGCCATTGTTCTTCATGTATTTGTAGATATTTTTAACGCGTATGGCACGCAGGCGTTACGGCCGTTCACAAAAAAGTGGATCGCCTTAGGAATAATCAATACATTTGATCCTTTTATCTTTTTCATGCATATTATCGGAATTGCCATTTGGATATTCGGCGCTCATCCAGGATACACATTTATAGGCATTTATATCATTTTGATTGGCTATTACCTTATTCGCTTTGCTATGAAAAGAAATATCGTCAGACGTTTACACAAAATCATCCCTGATATTGAGCAGGTGATTATTTCGCCAACCATGAGATTTCGCCATTGGCATCTTGCCATTATGACTGACAAAACCTTTCATGTGGCCCGTTCTGTTAACGAGGAGATTATTCTTTTAGATGAGTTTGAGCGTGTTCCTGTTCCACAGACAGATGTCATTAGGGCTGCAGAAGAAGATGACAATATATCAGCCTTTTTATCTTTTTCTCCGGTTTATCGCTGGGAAGTTGATGAATTCAGTGATCATTATGAGGTTCGGTTTATTGACCTTCGTTATCGAAGTAAAGGGTATTATCCTTTTGTCGCCATTGTCCAATTGGACACGGACTTAAATATTGTCAGCTCTTATACAGGCTGGATTTTTAGTGAAGAAAAGCTGCGTAAGAAACTTGAGCTTATTCCGGAATAA
- a CDS encoding small, acid-soluble spore protein K, with amino-acid sequence MRNKASGFPNMSNNKFEGEPRAKDEFASKRANGTINSHPQERMRASGQRENPYS; translated from the coding sequence TTGCGTAACAAAGCATCAGGATTTCCAAATATGAGCAACAACAAGTTTGAAGGCGAACCAAGAGCTAAAGATGAATTTGCTTCAAAAAGAGCAAATGGGACAATTAATTCTCACCCGCAGGAGCGGATGAGGGCATCTGGTCAACGTGAAAATCCTTACTCTTAA
- a CDS encoding YpzG family protein, with product MGSHSHKKFYDNMYSNPFNQPWANPKHAHAQVNGQTQQSQDLIILKRQVRKQS from the coding sequence ATGGGTTCACACAGTCATAAAAAATTTTACGACAATATGTACTCAAATCCATTCAATCAGCCTTGGGCTAATCCAAAGCATGCACATGCTCAAGTAAACGGGCAAACACAACAATCCCAAGACCTCATCATTTTAAAAAGACAAGTTAGAAAGCAATCGTAA
- a CDS encoding YfhJ family protein, which produces MEDYFERLTNELLSKNNSLSYAQARTWVELLWEDFESTQAKTGNTYQGKEVTETVVRQLITHYGDKLHDFIATNPKYRDLLNKDDYLKH; this is translated from the coding sequence ATGGAAGATTATTTTGAACGATTAACAAATGAGCTGCTTAGTAAAAATAACAGTTTATCCTATGCCCAAGCCCGAACATGGGTAGAACTGCTTTGGGAAGACTTTGAATCAACCCAGGCGAAAACAGGGAATACGTATCAAGGAAAAGAAGTAACAGAGACAGTTGTAAGGCAATTAATAACCCATTATGGAGACAAATTGCATGATTTTATTGCAACGAATCCGAAGTATCGTGACTTGCTAAATAAGGATGACTATTTAAAACACTAA